In Rhea pennata isolate bPtePen1 chromosome 8, bPtePen1.pri, whole genome shotgun sequence, one genomic interval encodes:
- the WDR47 gene encoding WD repeat-containing protein 47 isoform X5, whose amino-acid sequence MTAEETVNVKEAEVIKLILDFLNSRKLHISMLALEKESGVINGLFSDDMLFLRQLILDGQWDEVLQFIQPLECMEKFDKKRFRYIIMKQKFLEALCVNNAMSAEDEPQHLEFTMREAVQCLHALEEYCPSKEDYSKLCLLLTLPRLTNHAEFKDWNPSTARVHCFEEACVMVAEFIPADRKLSEAGFKASSNRLFQLVMKGLLYECCVEFCQSKATGEEITESEVLLGIDLLCGNGCDDLDLSLLSWLQNLPATVFSCAFEQKMLNIHVDKLLKPTKAAYADLLTPLISKLSPYPSSPMRRPQSADAYMTRSLNPALDGLSCGLTNHDKRITDLGTKTSPMSHSFANFHYPGVQNLSRSLMLENTECHSIYEESPERSDTPVEPQHPISSETLCQSSVPENEPVNGAQNQASAKQEKNEVLRDSTEQFQEYYRQRLRYQQHLEQKEQQRQLYQQMLLEGGVNQEDGADQQQNLTEQFLNRSIQKLGELNIGMDSLGNDVQTLSQQCNGSKGNASTNAASNFTLPPSDASQRIAADSQNVNTSTPRKRGSANQIPFPEESPVQGNQIVSEHAVTQPQLEDSPGDLTRTRGNEDDKSKKQFICINTLEDTQAVRAVAFHPSGSLYAVGSNSKTLRVCAYPEVIDPSAYNTPKQPVVRFKRNKHHKGSIYCVAWSPCGQLLATGSNDKYVKVLPFNAETCNATGPDLEFSMHDGTIRDLAFMEGPESGGAILISAGAGDCNIYTTDCQRGQGLHALSGHTGHILALYTWSGWMIASGSQDKTVRFWDLRVPSCVRVVGTTFHGTGSAVASVAVDPSGRLLATGQEDSSWAHYLLTGSYDMKIKVTDLQGDLTKQLPLMVVGEHKDKVIQCRWHTQDLSFLSSSADRTVTLWTYNG is encoded by the exons ATGACAGCCGAAGAAACAGTGAATGTTAAAGAAGCTGAAGTAATTAAACTAATACTAGATTTTCTGAACTCAAGAAAACTTCATATCAGTATGCTGGCACTTGAGAAAGAAAGTGGGGTCATCAATGGCCTGTTCTCAGATGACATGCTTTTTCTAAG acAATTGATTCTTGATGGTCAGTGGGATGAAGTTCTCCAGTTTATTCAGCCTCTTGAATGTATGGAAAAATTTGAcaagaaaag ATTTCGTTACATTATAATGAAGCAGAAGTTCTTGGAAGCCTTATGTGTAAACAATGCAATGTCAGCAGAAGATGAGCCTCAGCAT CTGGAATTTACAATGCGAGAGGCTGTACAGTGCCTACACGCGTTGGAAGAATATTGTCCCTCTAAGGAAGACTACAGTAAACTGTGCTTGCTACTCACATTGCCTCGCTTGACCAACCACGCAGAATTCAAAGACTGGAATCCCAGCACTGCACGAGTCCACTGCTTTGAGGAAGCGTGTGTCATGGTGGCAGAGTTTATTCCTGCTGATAGGAAACTGAGTGAGGCTGGTTTTAAAGCAAGTAGCAATCGTTTATTTCAGCTTGTGATGAAGGGATTGCTTTATGAATGTTGTGTGGAATTCTGTCAGAGTAAAGCAACAGgagaagaaatcacagaaagtGAAGTATTGTTGGGCATTGATCTCTTATGTGGTAATGGGTGTGATGACTTGGACCTTAGCTTATTATCATGGCTGCAGAATCTGCCAGctactgttttttcttgtgcttttgaACAAAAGATGCTTAATATTCATGTTGACAAACTCCTCAAGCCCACAAAAGCTGCGTATGCTGATCTTTTGACACCCCTTATCAGCAAACTTTCTCCTTATCCATCATCCCCAATGAGACGGCCTCAGTCAGCTGATGCATACATGACCCGCTCCTTAAACCCTGCCTTAGATGGGCTGTCGTGTGGATTGACAAATCATGATAAGCGAATCACAGACCTTGGGACCAAAACTTCTCCAATGTCGCACTCCTTTGCTAATTTTCATTACCCAGGAGTACAGAATCTTAGCCGAAGTCTCATGCTTGAGAATACCGAGTGTCACAGTATTTATGAAGAGTCACCTGAACG AAGTGATACTCCTGTGGAGCCACAGCATCCCATCAGCAGTGAGACTTTGTGCCAGAGCTCAGTTCCAGAAAATGAACCAGTTAATGGAGCACAGAATCAAGCATCAGccaaacaagagaaaaatgaggtA CTTCGTGATTCAACAGAGCAGTTCCAGGAATATTATAGACAAAGGCTACGTTACCAGCAGCACTTAGAACAGAAGGAGCAACAGCGACAGTTATATCAGCAAATGCTGTTGGAAGGAGGTGTAAACCAAGAAGATGGAGCTGACCAGCAGCAGAACCTTACTGAACAGTTTCTTAACAG ATCTATTCAGAAGCTAGGAGAACTAAATATAGGTATGGACAGTCTTGGAAATGATGTGCAGACACTTAGCCAGCAATGTAAtggaagcaaaggaaatgcatCTACCAACGCAGCAAGTAATTTTACATTGCCACCTTCAGATGCTAGTCAGAGGATAGCAGCTGACAGCCAAAATGTGAATACAAGCACTCCTCGAAAGCGTGGATCAGCTAATCAGATACCCTTTCCTGAAGAGTCACCTGTACAAGGGAATCAAAT TGTGTCAGAACATGCTGTCACTCAGCCACAATTGGAAGATTCTCCAGGGGATCTAActaggacaagaggcaatgag GATGACAAATCAAAAAAGCAGTTCATTTGCATTAATACTCTAGAAGACACGCAAGCTGTCAGAGCTGTTGCCTTTCATCCCAGTGGGAGTTTGTATGCCGTTGGCTCTAATTCCAAAACTTTGAGAGTATGTGCCTATCCAGAAGTAATTGACCCAAG tgcttATAATACTCCTAAACAACCAGTAGTTCGTTTCAAAAGGAACAAGCATCATAAAGGATCAATTTACTGTGTGGCTTGGAGTCCCTGTGGACAGTTGTTGGCTACTGGTTCTAATGATAAATATGTGAAAGTACTGCCTTTTAATGCAGAAACCTGTAATGCAACAG gacCAGATTTGGAATTCAGCATGCATGATGGGACAATCAGAGATCTTGCTTTTATGGAGGGTCCAGAAAGTGGTGGTGCTATTTTAAtaagtgctggagcaggggacTGTAATATTTACACAACGGATTGTCAGCGAGGACAAGGCCTGCATGCTCTAAGTGGTCATACTG GTCATATTTTAGCACTTTATACATGGAGTGGTTGGATGATTGCATCTGGGTCCCAAGACAAGACTGTAAGATTCTGGGATCTGAGAGTGCCAAGCTGTGTTCGTGTTGTGGGAACAACATTTCATGGAACAG GAAGTGCTGTAGCCTCAGTAGCTGTTGATCCTAGTGGTCGTCTCCTGGCTACAGGACAAGAGGATTCCAGTT GGGCTCACTACTTGCTCACAGGATCATATGATATGAAAATAAAGGTGACAGACTTGCAAG GGGACCTTACGAAGCAACTTCCTCTTATGGTGGTAGGGGAGCATAAGGACAAAGTTAttcaatgcaggtggcacacACAAGACCTTTCCTTCTTGTCATCTTCTGCAGACAGAACTGTAACCCTTTGGACCTACAATGGTTAG
- the WDR47 gene encoding WD repeat-containing protein 47 isoform X1 produces the protein MTAEETVNVKEAEVIKLILDFLNSRKLHISMLALEKESGVINGLFSDDMLFLRQLILDGQWDEVLQFIQPLECMEKFDKKRFRYIIMKQKFLEALCVNNAMSAEDEPQHLEFTMREAVQCLHALEEYCPSKEDYSKLCLLLTLPRLTNHAEFKDWNPSTARVHCFEEACVMVAEFIPADRKLSEAGFKASSNRLFQLVMKGLLYECCVEFCQSKATGEEITESEVLLGIDLLCGNGCDDLDLSLLSWLQNLPATVFSCAFEQKMLNIHVDKLLKPTKAAYADLLTPLISKLSPYPSSPMRRPQSADAYMTRSLNPALDGLSCGLTNHDKRITDLGTKTSPMSHSFANFHYPGVQNLSRSLMLENTECHSIYEESPERSDTPVEPQHPISSETLCQSSVPENEPVNGAQNQASAKQEKNEVLRDSTEQFQEYYRQRLRYQQHLEQKEQQRQLYQQMLLEGGVNQEDGADQQQNLTEQFLNRSIQKLGELNIGMDSLGNDVQTLSQQCNGSKGNASTNAASNFTLPPSDASQRIAADSQNVNTSTPRKRGSANQIPFPEESPVQGNQIVSEHAVTQPQLEDSPGDLTRTRGNEDDKSKKQFICINTLEDTQAVRAVAFHPSGSLYAVGSNSKTLRVCAYPEVIDPSAYNTPKQPVVRFKRNKHHKGSIYCVAWSPCGQLLATGSNDKYVKVLPFNAETCNATGPDLEFSMHDGTIRDLAFMEGPESGGAILISAGAGDCNIYTTDCQRGQGLHALSGHTGHILALYTWSGWMIASGSQDKTVRFWDLRVPSCVRVVGTTFHGTGSAVASVAVDPSGRLLATGQEDSSCMLYDIRGGRMVQSYNPHSSDVRSVRFSPGAHYLLTGSYDMKIKVTDLQGDLTKQLPLMVVGEHKDKVIQCRWHTQDLSFLSSSADRTVTLWTYNG, from the exons ATGACAGCCGAAGAAACAGTGAATGTTAAAGAAGCTGAAGTAATTAAACTAATACTAGATTTTCTGAACTCAAGAAAACTTCATATCAGTATGCTGGCACTTGAGAAAGAAAGTGGGGTCATCAATGGCCTGTTCTCAGATGACATGCTTTTTCTAAG acAATTGATTCTTGATGGTCAGTGGGATGAAGTTCTCCAGTTTATTCAGCCTCTTGAATGTATGGAAAAATTTGAcaagaaaag ATTTCGTTACATTATAATGAAGCAGAAGTTCTTGGAAGCCTTATGTGTAAACAATGCAATGTCAGCAGAAGATGAGCCTCAGCAT CTGGAATTTACAATGCGAGAGGCTGTACAGTGCCTACACGCGTTGGAAGAATATTGTCCCTCTAAGGAAGACTACAGTAAACTGTGCTTGCTACTCACATTGCCTCGCTTGACCAACCACGCAGAATTCAAAGACTGGAATCCCAGCACTGCACGAGTCCACTGCTTTGAGGAAGCGTGTGTCATGGTGGCAGAGTTTATTCCTGCTGATAGGAAACTGAGTGAGGCTGGTTTTAAAGCAAGTAGCAATCGTTTATTTCAGCTTGTGATGAAGGGATTGCTTTATGAATGTTGTGTGGAATTCTGTCAGAGTAAAGCAACAGgagaagaaatcacagaaagtGAAGTATTGTTGGGCATTGATCTCTTATGTGGTAATGGGTGTGATGACTTGGACCTTAGCTTATTATCATGGCTGCAGAATCTGCCAGctactgttttttcttgtgcttttgaACAAAAGATGCTTAATATTCATGTTGACAAACTCCTCAAGCCCACAAAAGCTGCGTATGCTGATCTTTTGACACCCCTTATCAGCAAACTTTCTCCTTATCCATCATCCCCAATGAGACGGCCTCAGTCAGCTGATGCATACATGACCCGCTCCTTAAACCCTGCCTTAGATGGGCTGTCGTGTGGATTGACAAATCATGATAAGCGAATCACAGACCTTGGGACCAAAACTTCTCCAATGTCGCACTCCTTTGCTAATTTTCATTACCCAGGAGTACAGAATCTTAGCCGAAGTCTCATGCTTGAGAATACCGAGTGTCACAGTATTTATGAAGAGTCACCTGAACG AAGTGATACTCCTGTGGAGCCACAGCATCCCATCAGCAGTGAGACTTTGTGCCAGAGCTCAGTTCCAGAAAATGAACCAGTTAATGGAGCACAGAATCAAGCATCAGccaaacaagagaaaaatgaggtA CTTCGTGATTCAACAGAGCAGTTCCAGGAATATTATAGACAAAGGCTACGTTACCAGCAGCACTTAGAACAGAAGGAGCAACAGCGACAGTTATATCAGCAAATGCTGTTGGAAGGAGGTGTAAACCAAGAAGATGGAGCTGACCAGCAGCAGAACCTTACTGAACAGTTTCTTAACAG ATCTATTCAGAAGCTAGGAGAACTAAATATAGGTATGGACAGTCTTGGAAATGATGTGCAGACACTTAGCCAGCAATGTAAtggaagcaaaggaaatgcatCTACCAACGCAGCAAGTAATTTTACATTGCCACCTTCAGATGCTAGTCAGAGGATAGCAGCTGACAGCCAAAATGTGAATACAAGCACTCCTCGAAAGCGTGGATCAGCTAATCAGATACCCTTTCCTGAAGAGTCACCTGTACAAGGGAATCAAAT TGTGTCAGAACATGCTGTCACTCAGCCACAATTGGAAGATTCTCCAGGGGATCTAActaggacaagaggcaatgag GATGACAAATCAAAAAAGCAGTTCATTTGCATTAATACTCTAGAAGACACGCAAGCTGTCAGAGCTGTTGCCTTTCATCCCAGTGGGAGTTTGTATGCCGTTGGCTCTAATTCCAAAACTTTGAGAGTATGTGCCTATCCAGAAGTAATTGACCCAAG tgcttATAATACTCCTAAACAACCAGTAGTTCGTTTCAAAAGGAACAAGCATCATAAAGGATCAATTTACTGTGTGGCTTGGAGTCCCTGTGGACAGTTGTTGGCTACTGGTTCTAATGATAAATATGTGAAAGTACTGCCTTTTAATGCAGAAACCTGTAATGCAACAG gacCAGATTTGGAATTCAGCATGCATGATGGGACAATCAGAGATCTTGCTTTTATGGAGGGTCCAGAAAGTGGTGGTGCTATTTTAAtaagtgctggagcaggggacTGTAATATTTACACAACGGATTGTCAGCGAGGACAAGGCCTGCATGCTCTAAGTGGTCATACTG GTCATATTTTAGCACTTTATACATGGAGTGGTTGGATGATTGCATCTGGGTCCCAAGACAAGACTGTAAGATTCTGGGATCTGAGAGTGCCAAGCTGTGTTCGTGTTGTGGGAACAACATTTCATGGAACAG GAAGTGCTGTAGCCTCAGTAGCTGTTGATCCTAGTGGTCGTCTCCTGGCTACAGGACAAGAGGATTCCAGTTGTATGTTGTATGATATTAGAGGAGGGCGAATGGTGCAGAGCTATAATCCTCATTCCAGCGATGTTCGTTCTGTTCGCTTCTCTCCAGGGGCTCACTACTTGCTCACAGGATCATATGATATGAAAATAAAGGTGACAGACTTGCAAG GGGACCTTACGAAGCAACTTCCTCTTATGGTGGTAGGGGAGCATAAGGACAAAGTTAttcaatgcaggtggcacacACAAGACCTTTCCTTCTTGTCATCTTCTGCAGACAGAACTGTAACCCTTTGGACCTACAATGGTTAG
- the WDR47 gene encoding WD repeat-containing protein 47 isoform X7 encodes MREAVQCLHALEEYCPSKEDYSKLCLLLTLPRLTNHAEFKDWNPSTARVHCFEEACVMVAEFIPADRKLSEAGFKASSNRLFQLVMKGLLYECCVEFCQSKATGEEITESEVLLGIDLLCGNGCDDLDLSLLSWLQNLPATVFSCAFEQKMLNIHVDKLLKPTKAAYADLLTPLISKLSPYPSSPMRRPQSADAYMTRSLNPALDGLSCGLTNHDKRITDLGTKTSPMSHSFANFHYPGVQNLSRSLMLENTECHSIYEESPERSDTPVEPQHPISSETLCQSSVPENEPVNGAQNQASAKQEKNEVLRDSTEQFQEYYRQRLRYQQHLEQKEQQRQLYQQMLLEGGVNQEDGADQQQNLTEQFLNRSIQKLGELNIGMDSLGNDVQTLSQQCNGSKGNASTNAASNFTLPPSDASQRIAADSQNVNTSTPRKRGSANQIPFPEESPVQGNQIVSEHAVTQPQLEDSPGDLTRTRGNEDDKSKKQFICINTLEDTQAVRAVAFHPSGSLYAVGSNSKTLRVCAYPEVIDPSAYNTPKQPVVRFKRNKHHKGSIYCVAWSPCGQLLATGSNDKYVKVLPFNAETCNATGPDLEFSMHDGTIRDLAFMEGPESGGAILISAGAGDCNIYTTDCQRGQGLHALSGHTGHILALYTWSGWMIASGSQDKTVRFWDLRVPSCVRVVGTTFHGTGSAVASVAVDPSGRLLATGQEDSSCMLYDIRGGRMVQSYNPHSSDVRSVRFSPGAHYLLTGSYDMKIKVTDLQGDLTKQLPLMVVGEHKDKVIQCRWHTQDLSFLSSSADRTVTLWTYNG; translated from the exons ATGCGAGAGGCTGTACAGTGCCTACACGCGTTGGAAGAATATTGTCCCTCTAAGGAAGACTACAGTAAACTGTGCTTGCTACTCACATTGCCTCGCTTGACCAACCACGCAGAATTCAAAGACTGGAATCCCAGCACTGCACGAGTCCACTGCTTTGAGGAAGCGTGTGTCATGGTGGCAGAGTTTATTCCTGCTGATAGGAAACTGAGTGAGGCTGGTTTTAAAGCAAGTAGCAATCGTTTATTTCAGCTTGTGATGAAGGGATTGCTTTATGAATGTTGTGTGGAATTCTGTCAGAGTAAAGCAACAGgagaagaaatcacagaaagtGAAGTATTGTTGGGCATTGATCTCTTATGTGGTAATGGGTGTGATGACTTGGACCTTAGCTTATTATCATGGCTGCAGAATCTGCCAGctactgttttttcttgtgcttttgaACAAAAGATGCTTAATATTCATGTTGACAAACTCCTCAAGCCCACAAAAGCTGCGTATGCTGATCTTTTGACACCCCTTATCAGCAAACTTTCTCCTTATCCATCATCCCCAATGAGACGGCCTCAGTCAGCTGATGCATACATGACCCGCTCCTTAAACCCTGCCTTAGATGGGCTGTCGTGTGGATTGACAAATCATGATAAGCGAATCACAGACCTTGGGACCAAAACTTCTCCAATGTCGCACTCCTTTGCTAATTTTCATTACCCAGGAGTACAGAATCTTAGCCGAAGTCTCATGCTTGAGAATACCGAGTGTCACAGTATTTATGAAGAGTCACCTGAACG AAGTGATACTCCTGTGGAGCCACAGCATCCCATCAGCAGTGAGACTTTGTGCCAGAGCTCAGTTCCAGAAAATGAACCAGTTAATGGAGCACAGAATCAAGCATCAGccaaacaagagaaaaatgaggtA CTTCGTGATTCAACAGAGCAGTTCCAGGAATATTATAGACAAAGGCTACGTTACCAGCAGCACTTAGAACAGAAGGAGCAACAGCGACAGTTATATCAGCAAATGCTGTTGGAAGGAGGTGTAAACCAAGAAGATGGAGCTGACCAGCAGCAGAACCTTACTGAACAGTTTCTTAACAG ATCTATTCAGAAGCTAGGAGAACTAAATATAGGTATGGACAGTCTTGGAAATGATGTGCAGACACTTAGCCAGCAATGTAAtggaagcaaaggaaatgcatCTACCAACGCAGCAAGTAATTTTACATTGCCACCTTCAGATGCTAGTCAGAGGATAGCAGCTGACAGCCAAAATGTGAATACAAGCACTCCTCGAAAGCGTGGATCAGCTAATCAGATACCCTTTCCTGAAGAGTCACCTGTACAAGGGAATCAAAT TGTGTCAGAACATGCTGTCACTCAGCCACAATTGGAAGATTCTCCAGGGGATCTAActaggacaagaggcaatgag GATGACAAATCAAAAAAGCAGTTCATTTGCATTAATACTCTAGAAGACACGCAAGCTGTCAGAGCTGTTGCCTTTCATCCCAGTGGGAGTTTGTATGCCGTTGGCTCTAATTCCAAAACTTTGAGAGTATGTGCCTATCCAGAAGTAATTGACCCAAG tgcttATAATACTCCTAAACAACCAGTAGTTCGTTTCAAAAGGAACAAGCATCATAAAGGATCAATTTACTGTGTGGCTTGGAGTCCCTGTGGACAGTTGTTGGCTACTGGTTCTAATGATAAATATGTGAAAGTACTGCCTTTTAATGCAGAAACCTGTAATGCAACAG gacCAGATTTGGAATTCAGCATGCATGATGGGACAATCAGAGATCTTGCTTTTATGGAGGGTCCAGAAAGTGGTGGTGCTATTTTAAtaagtgctggagcaggggacTGTAATATTTACACAACGGATTGTCAGCGAGGACAAGGCCTGCATGCTCTAAGTGGTCATACTG GTCATATTTTAGCACTTTATACATGGAGTGGTTGGATGATTGCATCTGGGTCCCAAGACAAGACTGTAAGATTCTGGGATCTGAGAGTGCCAAGCTGTGTTCGTGTTGTGGGAACAACATTTCATGGAACAG GAAGTGCTGTAGCCTCAGTAGCTGTTGATCCTAGTGGTCGTCTCCTGGCTACAGGACAAGAGGATTCCAGTTGTATGTTGTATGATATTAGAGGAGGGCGAATGGTGCAGAGCTATAATCCTCATTCCAGCGATGTTCGTTCTGTTCGCTTCTCTCCAGGGGCTCACTACTTGCTCACAGGATCATATGATATGAAAATAAAGGTGACAGACTTGCAAG GGGACCTTACGAAGCAACTTCCTCTTATGGTGGTAGGGGAGCATAAGGACAAAGTTAttcaatgcaggtggcacacACAAGACCTTTCCTTCTTGTCATCTTCTGCAGACAGAACTGTAACCCTTTGGACCTACAATGGTTAG